One Manduca sexta isolate Smith_Timp_Sample1 chromosome 28, JHU_Msex_v1.0, whole genome shotgun sequence DNA window includes the following coding sequences:
- the LOC115445758 gene encoding host cell factor 2 isoform X1, with protein sequence MESNSSLHSDEHDGAEVSPVTEDQATDTVGEISENNVTSQDEAAAVEESPANGGPTSSSDALGIEPSAPHVEEEQPAVEQANADAEEEMDIDDTTAGTAADESAYIGDNCLSTPDTESQLDPMMKDQVLDEAEGMGAAAEESPDQSISSAMPTDSGVGEGGEAPMVQDDLSLDESSTMDEDMGGGEGVASSDDVNDISSAAQEVLSTGISSSTAEGGADISSSGQSETPLISSTANGPAVLHSFSLTPQQHTANEYLKFLSTRFSDADTSELEGGADTMPTVSESMPLLTIGSDRTNGSALLSPNLLQDSAAGPWAGEEGGAGGVSSSVAAEAAEAGADAGAGAEAGAGAGGATSEGESAVSSSVAGGGGSNGAPPLPPADAAHALATLASAALHHHEKTEPEEPKPHDEDAWYTVGIVKGTTYTVQNYLSDPNVDLSNLSLDNLPDLSGLPTTPLEHGTAYKFRIAAINSCGKGEFSEESAFKTCLPGFPGAPSAIKISKSVEGAHLSWEPPQVAAEGIFEYSVYLAVRSNTQPKEASKSQLAFVRVYCGKANTCVVPQSSLGAAHVDSSTKPAIIFRIAARNEKGYGPATQVRWLQDIKSTGVKRAGEGRLPGASPSKQPKQILH encoded by the exons ATGGAGTCAAATTCCTCTCTTCACAGTGATGAACACGATGGCGCGGAAGTGTCTCCTGTAACTGAAGATCAGGCTACGGATACAGTAGGAGAAATATCTGAAAACAATGTAACCAGTCAAGACGAAGCCGCTGCTGTCGAAGAGTCGC CTGCTAATGGAGGCCCAACCAGCAGTAGTGATGCACTGGGTATAGAACCATCTGCACCGCATGTCGAGGAAGAGCAACCGGCAGTAGAGCAAG CCAATGCAGATGCTGAGGAAGAAATGGATATAGATGATACTACTGCAGGTACTGCAGCTGACGAGTCTGCTTACATTGGTGATAACTGCTTGTCTACTCCC GATACTGAGAGCCAACTGGATCCAATGATGAAAGACCAAGTCCTTGACGAGGCTGAGGGCATGGGTGCTGCTGCAGAGGAATCTCCTGATCAGTCAATCAGTTCTGCCATGCCCACTGATAGTGGTGTTGGTGAAGGTGGCGAAGCGCCAATGGTGCAAGATG atttatctCTAGATGAGTCAAGCACAATGGACGAGGACATGGGCGGCGGCGAGGGTGTCGCCAGTAGCGATGACGTGAACGACATTAGCAGTGCCGCGCAAGAGGTGCTCAGCACGGGTATCAG TTCAAGTACAGCAGAAGGCGGCGCGGATATATCGAGCAGCGGCCAGTCGGAGACGCCGCTGATATCGTCCACTGCCAACGGGCCCGCGGTGTTGCACTCGTTCTCTCTCACGCCACAGCAACACACTGCCAACGA aTATTTGAAATTCCTATCGACCAGGTTCAGTGACGCTGATACATCTGAGCTGGAGGGCGGCGCGGACACGATGCCTACTGTCAGCGAGTCTATGCCGCTGCTCACAATTGGATCAGATCGAACCAACGGTTCCGCATTACTTTCGCCTAATTTGTTGCAAg ATAGTGCAGCGGGTCCGTGGGCGGGCGAGGAAGGCGGCGCGGGTGGCGTGTCTTCTTCGGtggcggcggaggcggcggaaGCGGGCGCGGATGCGGGCGCGGGGGCggaggcgggcgcgggcgcgggcggcgccacCAGCGAGGGCGAGAGCGCAGTGAGCAGCTCggtggcgggcggcggcgggtcCAACGGCGCGCCGCCGCTGCCGCCCGCCGACGCCGCGCACGCACTCGCCACACTCGCCAGCGCCGCGCTACACCACCACGAGAAG ACTGAGCCGGAAGAGCCTAAGCCGCACGACGAGGATGCTTGGTACACCGTCGGCATTGTGAAGGGCACTACCTATACG gttcaaaattatttatcagATCCGAATGTGGATTTGTCTAATCTATCATTGGACAACCTGCCCGACCTGTCTGGACTGCCGACGACTCCGTTGGAACACGGAACCGCGTACAAATTCCGAATAGCTGCCATCAATTCCTGTGGCAAGGGCGAGTTTAGCGAA GAGTCTGCTTTTAAAACATGCCTCCCAGGATTTCCTGGTGCGCCATCGgctattaaaatatctaaatcagTGGAAGGTGCCCACTTGTCATGGGAGCCGCCACAAGTGGCTGCCGAAGGCATCTTCGAGTACTCAGTCTATCTCGCAGTGCGATCTAATACGCAACCAAAG gAAGCATCAAAATCTCAGTTGGCATTTGTTCGCGTGTACTGCGGCAAGGCGAACACGTGCGTGGTGCCGCAGTCGTCGCTGGGCGCGGCGCACGTGGACTCCTCCACCAAGCCCGCCATCATCTTCCGCATCGCCGCGCGCAACGAGAAGGGCTACGGGCCCGCCACACAAGTCAGGTGGCTGCAAG ACATCAAGTCGACCGGCGTCAAGAGGGCGGGAGAAGGGAGGTTACCCGGCGCGTCGCCCTCAAAGCAACCCAAACAAATTCTTCactaa
- the LOC115445758 gene encoding host cell factor 1 isoform X3, protein MESNSSLHSDEHDGAEVSPVTEDQATDTVGEISENNVTSQDEAAAVEESPANGGPTSSSDALGIEPSAPHVEEEQPAVEQANADAEEEMDIDDTTAGTAADESAYIGDNCLSTPDTESQLDPMMKDQVLDEAEGMGAAAEESPDQSISSAMPTDSGVGEGGEAPMVQDDLSLDESSTMDEDMGGGEGVASSDDVNDISSAAQEVLSTGISSSTAEGGADISSSGQSETPLISSTANGPAVLHSFSLTPQQHTANEFSDADTSELEGGADTMPTVSESMPLLTIGSDRTNGSALLSPNLLQDSAAGPWAGEEGGAGGVSSSVAAEAAEAGADAGAGAEAGAGAGGATSEGESAVSSSVAGGGGSNGAPPLPPADAAHALATLASAALHHHEKTEPEEPKPHDEDAWYTVGIVKGTTYTVQNYLSDPNVDLSNLSLDNLPDLSGLPTTPLEHGTAYKFRIAAINSCGKGEFSEESAFKTCLPGFPGAPSAIKISKSVEGAHLSWEPPQVAAEGIFEYSVYLAVRSNTQPKEASKSQLAFVRVYCGKANTCVVPQSSLGAAHVDSSTKPAIIFRIAARNEKGYGPATQVRWLQDIKSTGVKRAGEGRLPGASPSKQPKQILH, encoded by the exons ATGGAGTCAAATTCCTCTCTTCACAGTGATGAACACGATGGCGCGGAAGTGTCTCCTGTAACTGAAGATCAGGCTACGGATACAGTAGGAGAAATATCTGAAAACAATGTAACCAGTCAAGACGAAGCCGCTGCTGTCGAAGAGTCGC CTGCTAATGGAGGCCCAACCAGCAGTAGTGATGCACTGGGTATAGAACCATCTGCACCGCATGTCGAGGAAGAGCAACCGGCAGTAGAGCAAG CCAATGCAGATGCTGAGGAAGAAATGGATATAGATGATACTACTGCAGGTACTGCAGCTGACGAGTCTGCTTACATTGGTGATAACTGCTTGTCTACTCCC GATACTGAGAGCCAACTGGATCCAATGATGAAAGACCAAGTCCTTGACGAGGCTGAGGGCATGGGTGCTGCTGCAGAGGAATCTCCTGATCAGTCAATCAGTTCTGCCATGCCCACTGATAGTGGTGTTGGTGAAGGTGGCGAAGCGCCAATGGTGCAAGATG atttatctCTAGATGAGTCAAGCACAATGGACGAGGACATGGGCGGCGGCGAGGGTGTCGCCAGTAGCGATGACGTGAACGACATTAGCAGTGCCGCGCAAGAGGTGCTCAGCACGGGTATCAG TTCAAGTACAGCAGAAGGCGGCGCGGATATATCGAGCAGCGGCCAGTCGGAGACGCCGCTGATATCGTCCACTGCCAACGGGCCCGCGGTGTTGCACTCGTTCTCTCTCACGCCACAGCAACACACTGCCAACGA GTTCAGTGACGCTGATACATCTGAGCTGGAGGGCGGCGCGGACACGATGCCTACTGTCAGCGAGTCTATGCCGCTGCTCACAATTGGATCAGATCGAACCAACGGTTCCGCATTACTTTCGCCTAATTTGTTGCAAg ATAGTGCAGCGGGTCCGTGGGCGGGCGAGGAAGGCGGCGCGGGTGGCGTGTCTTCTTCGGtggcggcggaggcggcggaaGCGGGCGCGGATGCGGGCGCGGGGGCggaggcgggcgcgggcgcgggcggcgccacCAGCGAGGGCGAGAGCGCAGTGAGCAGCTCggtggcgggcggcggcgggtcCAACGGCGCGCCGCCGCTGCCGCCCGCCGACGCCGCGCACGCACTCGCCACACTCGCCAGCGCCGCGCTACACCACCACGAGAAG ACTGAGCCGGAAGAGCCTAAGCCGCACGACGAGGATGCTTGGTACACCGTCGGCATTGTGAAGGGCACTACCTATACG gttcaaaattatttatcagATCCGAATGTGGATTTGTCTAATCTATCATTGGACAACCTGCCCGACCTGTCTGGACTGCCGACGACTCCGTTGGAACACGGAACCGCGTACAAATTCCGAATAGCTGCCATCAATTCCTGTGGCAAGGGCGAGTTTAGCGAA GAGTCTGCTTTTAAAACATGCCTCCCAGGATTTCCTGGTGCGCCATCGgctattaaaatatctaaatcagTGGAAGGTGCCCACTTGTCATGGGAGCCGCCACAAGTGGCTGCCGAAGGCATCTTCGAGTACTCAGTCTATCTCGCAGTGCGATCTAATACGCAACCAAAG gAAGCATCAAAATCTCAGTTGGCATTTGTTCGCGTGTACTGCGGCAAGGCGAACACGTGCGTGGTGCCGCAGTCGTCGCTGGGCGCGGCGCACGTGGACTCCTCCACCAAGCCCGCCATCATCTTCCGCATCGCCGCGCGCAACGAGAAGGGCTACGGGCCCGCCACACAAGTCAGGTGGCTGCAAG ACATCAAGTCGACCGGCGTCAAGAGGGCGGGAGAAGGGAGGTTACCCGGCGCGTCGCCCTCAAAGCAACCCAAACAAATTCTTCactaa
- the LOC115445758 gene encoding host cell factor 1 isoform X4, whose amino-acid sequence MESNSSLHSDEHDGAEVSPVTEDQATDTVGEISENNVTSQDEAAAVEESPANGGPTSSSDALGIEPSAPHVEEEQPAVEQANADAEEEMDIDDTTAGTAADESAYIGDNCLSTPDTESQLDPMMKDQVLDEAEGMGAAAEESPDQSISSAMPTDSGVGEGGEAPMVQDDESSTMDEDMGGGEGVASSDDVNDISSAAQEVLSTGISSSTAEGGADISSSGQSETPLISSTANGPAVLHSFSLTPQQHTANEFSDADTSELEGGADTMPTVSESMPLLTIGSDRTNGSALLSPNLLQDSAAGPWAGEEGGAGGVSSSVAAEAAEAGADAGAGAEAGAGAGGATSEGESAVSSSVAGGGGSNGAPPLPPADAAHALATLASAALHHHEKTEPEEPKPHDEDAWYTVGIVKGTTYTVQNYLSDPNVDLSNLSLDNLPDLSGLPTTPLEHGTAYKFRIAAINSCGKGEFSEESAFKTCLPGFPGAPSAIKISKSVEGAHLSWEPPQVAAEGIFEYSVYLAVRSNTQPKEASKSQLAFVRVYCGKANTCVVPQSSLGAAHVDSSTKPAIIFRIAARNEKGYGPATQVRWLQDIKSTGVKRAGEGRLPGASPSKQPKQILH is encoded by the exons ATGGAGTCAAATTCCTCTCTTCACAGTGATGAACACGATGGCGCGGAAGTGTCTCCTGTAACTGAAGATCAGGCTACGGATACAGTAGGAGAAATATCTGAAAACAATGTAACCAGTCAAGACGAAGCCGCTGCTGTCGAAGAGTCGC CTGCTAATGGAGGCCCAACCAGCAGTAGTGATGCACTGGGTATAGAACCATCTGCACCGCATGTCGAGGAAGAGCAACCGGCAGTAGAGCAAG CCAATGCAGATGCTGAGGAAGAAATGGATATAGATGATACTACTGCAGGTACTGCAGCTGACGAGTCTGCTTACATTGGTGATAACTGCTTGTCTACTCCC GATACTGAGAGCCAACTGGATCCAATGATGAAAGACCAAGTCCTTGACGAGGCTGAGGGCATGGGTGCTGCTGCAGAGGAATCTCCTGATCAGTCAATCAGTTCTGCCATGCCCACTGATAGTGGTGTTGGTGAAGGTGGCGAAGCGCCAATGGTGCAAGATG ATGAGTCAAGCACAATGGACGAGGACATGGGCGGCGGCGAGGGTGTCGCCAGTAGCGATGACGTGAACGACATTAGCAGTGCCGCGCAAGAGGTGCTCAGCACGGGTATCAG TTCAAGTACAGCAGAAGGCGGCGCGGATATATCGAGCAGCGGCCAGTCGGAGACGCCGCTGATATCGTCCACTGCCAACGGGCCCGCGGTGTTGCACTCGTTCTCTCTCACGCCACAGCAACACACTGCCAACGA GTTCAGTGACGCTGATACATCTGAGCTGGAGGGCGGCGCGGACACGATGCCTACTGTCAGCGAGTCTATGCCGCTGCTCACAATTGGATCAGATCGAACCAACGGTTCCGCATTACTTTCGCCTAATTTGTTGCAAg ATAGTGCAGCGGGTCCGTGGGCGGGCGAGGAAGGCGGCGCGGGTGGCGTGTCTTCTTCGGtggcggcggaggcggcggaaGCGGGCGCGGATGCGGGCGCGGGGGCggaggcgggcgcgggcgcgggcggcgccacCAGCGAGGGCGAGAGCGCAGTGAGCAGCTCggtggcgggcggcggcgggtcCAACGGCGCGCCGCCGCTGCCGCCCGCCGACGCCGCGCACGCACTCGCCACACTCGCCAGCGCCGCGCTACACCACCACGAGAAG ACTGAGCCGGAAGAGCCTAAGCCGCACGACGAGGATGCTTGGTACACCGTCGGCATTGTGAAGGGCACTACCTATACG gttcaaaattatttatcagATCCGAATGTGGATTTGTCTAATCTATCATTGGACAACCTGCCCGACCTGTCTGGACTGCCGACGACTCCGTTGGAACACGGAACCGCGTACAAATTCCGAATAGCTGCCATCAATTCCTGTGGCAAGGGCGAGTTTAGCGAA GAGTCTGCTTTTAAAACATGCCTCCCAGGATTTCCTGGTGCGCCATCGgctattaaaatatctaaatcagTGGAAGGTGCCCACTTGTCATGGGAGCCGCCACAAGTGGCTGCCGAAGGCATCTTCGAGTACTCAGTCTATCTCGCAGTGCGATCTAATACGCAACCAAAG gAAGCATCAAAATCTCAGTTGGCATTTGTTCGCGTGTACTGCGGCAAGGCGAACACGTGCGTGGTGCCGCAGTCGTCGCTGGGCGCGGCGCACGTGGACTCCTCCACCAAGCCCGCCATCATCTTCCGCATCGCCGCGCGCAACGAGAAGGGCTACGGGCCCGCCACACAAGTCAGGTGGCTGCAAG ACATCAAGTCGACCGGCGTCAAGAGGGCGGGAGAAGGGAGGTTACCCGGCGCGTCGCCCTCAAAGCAACCCAAACAAATTCTTCactaa
- the LOC115445758 gene encoding host cell factor 2 isoform X2, translating into MESNSSLHSDEHDGAEVSPVTEDQATDTVGEISENNVTSQDEAAAVEESPANGGPTSSSDALGIEPSAPHVEEEQPAVEQANADAEEEMDIDDTTAGTAADESAYIGDNCLSTPDTESQLDPMMKDQVLDEAEGMGAAAEESPDQSISSAMPTDSGVGEGGEAPMVQDDESSTMDEDMGGGEGVASSDDVNDISSAAQEVLSTGISSSTAEGGADISSSGQSETPLISSTANGPAVLHSFSLTPQQHTANEYLKFLSTRFSDADTSELEGGADTMPTVSESMPLLTIGSDRTNGSALLSPNLLQDSAAGPWAGEEGGAGGVSSSVAAEAAEAGADAGAGAEAGAGAGGATSEGESAVSSSVAGGGGSNGAPPLPPADAAHALATLASAALHHHEKTEPEEPKPHDEDAWYTVGIVKGTTYTVQNYLSDPNVDLSNLSLDNLPDLSGLPTTPLEHGTAYKFRIAAINSCGKGEFSEESAFKTCLPGFPGAPSAIKISKSVEGAHLSWEPPQVAAEGIFEYSVYLAVRSNTQPKEASKSQLAFVRVYCGKANTCVVPQSSLGAAHVDSSTKPAIIFRIAARNEKGYGPATQVRWLQDIKSTGVKRAGEGRLPGASPSKQPKQILH; encoded by the exons ATGGAGTCAAATTCCTCTCTTCACAGTGATGAACACGATGGCGCGGAAGTGTCTCCTGTAACTGAAGATCAGGCTACGGATACAGTAGGAGAAATATCTGAAAACAATGTAACCAGTCAAGACGAAGCCGCTGCTGTCGAAGAGTCGC CTGCTAATGGAGGCCCAACCAGCAGTAGTGATGCACTGGGTATAGAACCATCTGCACCGCATGTCGAGGAAGAGCAACCGGCAGTAGAGCAAG CCAATGCAGATGCTGAGGAAGAAATGGATATAGATGATACTACTGCAGGTACTGCAGCTGACGAGTCTGCTTACATTGGTGATAACTGCTTGTCTACTCCC GATACTGAGAGCCAACTGGATCCAATGATGAAAGACCAAGTCCTTGACGAGGCTGAGGGCATGGGTGCTGCTGCAGAGGAATCTCCTGATCAGTCAATCAGTTCTGCCATGCCCACTGATAGTGGTGTTGGTGAAGGTGGCGAAGCGCCAATGGTGCAAGATG ATGAGTCAAGCACAATGGACGAGGACATGGGCGGCGGCGAGGGTGTCGCCAGTAGCGATGACGTGAACGACATTAGCAGTGCCGCGCAAGAGGTGCTCAGCACGGGTATCAG TTCAAGTACAGCAGAAGGCGGCGCGGATATATCGAGCAGCGGCCAGTCGGAGACGCCGCTGATATCGTCCACTGCCAACGGGCCCGCGGTGTTGCACTCGTTCTCTCTCACGCCACAGCAACACACTGCCAACGA aTATTTGAAATTCCTATCGACCAGGTTCAGTGACGCTGATACATCTGAGCTGGAGGGCGGCGCGGACACGATGCCTACTGTCAGCGAGTCTATGCCGCTGCTCACAATTGGATCAGATCGAACCAACGGTTCCGCATTACTTTCGCCTAATTTGTTGCAAg ATAGTGCAGCGGGTCCGTGGGCGGGCGAGGAAGGCGGCGCGGGTGGCGTGTCTTCTTCGGtggcggcggaggcggcggaaGCGGGCGCGGATGCGGGCGCGGGGGCggaggcgggcgcgggcgcgggcggcgccacCAGCGAGGGCGAGAGCGCAGTGAGCAGCTCggtggcgggcggcggcgggtcCAACGGCGCGCCGCCGCTGCCGCCCGCCGACGCCGCGCACGCACTCGCCACACTCGCCAGCGCCGCGCTACACCACCACGAGAAG ACTGAGCCGGAAGAGCCTAAGCCGCACGACGAGGATGCTTGGTACACCGTCGGCATTGTGAAGGGCACTACCTATACG gttcaaaattatttatcagATCCGAATGTGGATTTGTCTAATCTATCATTGGACAACCTGCCCGACCTGTCTGGACTGCCGACGACTCCGTTGGAACACGGAACCGCGTACAAATTCCGAATAGCTGCCATCAATTCCTGTGGCAAGGGCGAGTTTAGCGAA GAGTCTGCTTTTAAAACATGCCTCCCAGGATTTCCTGGTGCGCCATCGgctattaaaatatctaaatcagTGGAAGGTGCCCACTTGTCATGGGAGCCGCCACAAGTGGCTGCCGAAGGCATCTTCGAGTACTCAGTCTATCTCGCAGTGCGATCTAATACGCAACCAAAG gAAGCATCAAAATCTCAGTTGGCATTTGTTCGCGTGTACTGCGGCAAGGCGAACACGTGCGTGGTGCCGCAGTCGTCGCTGGGCGCGGCGCACGTGGACTCCTCCACCAAGCCCGCCATCATCTTCCGCATCGCCGCGCGCAACGAGAAGGGCTACGGGCCCGCCACACAAGTCAGGTGGCTGCAAG ACATCAAGTCGACCGGCGTCAAGAGGGCGGGAGAAGGGAGGTTACCCGGCGCGTCGCCCTCAAAGCAACCCAAACAAATTCTTCactaa